The proteins below are encoded in one region of Candidatus Omnitrophota bacterium:
- the pfkA gene encoding 6-phosphofructokinase — protein sequence MIKRIAVLTTGGDAPGMNAAIRSVVRSAVNKKLEVMGVFRGWWGLINEEMKLLDHRSVSGIINQGGTILKTARCPEFTTEEGQKRAFDTIKNKAIDGLVVIGGNGSFEAAHIFGMKYNVPCIGIPASIDNDINGIDMTIGWDTAINTALNAIDNIRDTATSMERIFVVEVMGRDSGSIALAVALAGGCEDVIIPERRFDTNEICHNIVNGNIRGKISWIIVVAEGAGSAEDIAKKITETTSLETRAVVLGHVQRGGRPTAISRDLALRFGEEAVNCLLKGEKDKAVGFCCSKMTAVDFEFAIQKKELNFNYWYDLIKILT from the coding sequence ATGATAAAGAGAATCGCAGTCTTGACTACTGGTGGCGATGCCCCGGGTATGAACGCGGCGATACGCAGCGTCGTGCGTTCCGCTGTAAATAAAAAATTGGAAGTAATGGGGGTATTCCGCGGCTGGTGGGGATTGATTAATGAAGAGATGAAGCTGCTGGATCACCGTTCTGTTTCGGGGATTATCAATCAGGGCGGCACTATCCTCAAGACTGCCCGCTGCCCGGAATTTACCACCGAAGAGGGACAGAAAAGAGCTTTTGATACCATAAAGAATAAGGCTATAGACGGTTTGGTGGTTATCGGCGGTAACGGCAGCTTTGAGGCTGCGCACATCTTCGGTATGAAATACAATGTGCCTTGCATTGGTATTCCCGCTTCCATTGATAATGATATTAACGGCATAGATATGACTATTGGTTGGGACACAGCGATAAATACAGCGCTTAATGCTATTGATAATATTCGCGATACAGCAACTTCCATGGAGAGGATTTTCGTGGTGGAGGTGATGGGCAGGGATAGTGGCTCTATTGCCTTGGCTGTAGCCCTTGCTGGCGGTTGCGAAGACGTAATTATACCGGAGAGAAGGTTTGACACTAATGAGATTTGCCATAATATTGTGAATGGCAATATCAGGGGTAAAATAAGCTGGATTATTGTGGTTGCCGAAGGCGCAGGTTCAGCTGAAGATATCGCCAAAAAAATAACCGAGACAACCAGTTTAGAAACCCGGGCGGTAGTTTTAGGCCATGTGCAGAGGGGTGGCCGGCCCACAGCTATCAGCCGCGATTTGGCATTGCGTTTTGGCGAGGAAGCAGTGAATTGTTTGCTAAAGGGAGAAAAGGATAAGGCAGTGGGTTTTTGTTGCAGTAAGATGACTGCCGTGGATTTTGAATTTGCTATACAAAAGAAAGAACTGAATTTTAATTATTGGTACGATTTAATCAAGATATTAACCTAA
- a CDS encoding class II fructose-bisphosphate aldolase has protein sequence MGRRPLDIEKIALDLIQSDDPLLKKKLAKKILDTAYKKGIYPSSIHEFYMARGKGEFGGFTVPAINLRAMTYDLAKAIFRVAKKNNSGAFIFEIAKSEMGYTAQTPVEYTSVILAAAIKESFTGPVFIQGDHFQANAKKYSENPDKEMQGLQELISASIDAGFYNIDIDSSTLVDLSRPDVKKQQYLNYEVCAKLTQFIRRIEPKGITVSVGGEIGEVGHQNSTPEDLMAFMSGYQERLRKGLLGISKISIQTGTSHGGVVLPDGTVAQVKLDFATLKALSEIAKKEYGLAGAVQHGASTLPAEAFHKFAECDAAEVHLATEFQNMIYESKHFPQDLKMRIYEWLKTNAASEKKEGETEEQFFYKTRKKALGPFKKEIMSLPQEKREAIAGEIENKFEFLFKQLNAINNKGLVDKYVTLKRVISRKRKDTPALEHDGEGAD, from the coding sequence ATGGGAAGAAGGCCGCTCGATATTGAAAAGATTGCCCTGGATTTAATCCAAAGTGATGACCCGCTTTTAAAGAAAAAGCTGGCTAAAAAAATACTTGATACCGCTTACAAAAAAGGAATTTATCCTTCCAGTATCCATGAATTCTATATGGCGCGCGGTAAGGGCGAATTCGGCGGCTTTACTGTGCCGGCTATAAATTTAAGGGCCATGACTTATGATTTGGCCAAGGCGATATTCAGGGTGGCCAAAAAGAATAATTCCGGGGCTTTTATCTTTGAAATTGCCAAGTCTGAAATGGGCTATACTGCTCAAACGCCTGTGGAATATACCAGCGTTATCTTAGCGGCAGCCATAAAAGAAAGTTTCACCGGACCGGTTTTTATCCAGGGCGACCACTTTCAGGCCAATGCTAAAAAATATTCAGAGAATCCCGATAAGGAGATGCAGGGATTGCAGGAGTTGATCAGCGCATCCATAGACGCCGGTTTTTATAACATTGATATCGATTCCTCTACGCTGGTCGATTTATCCAGGCCTGATGTCAAAAAGCAGCAGTATTTAAATTATGAAGTCTGCGCCAAACTTACCCAGTTCATCCGGCGCATAGAGCCAAAGGGCATTACGGTCTCCGTCGGCGGAGAGATAGGCGAGGTAGGGCATCAGAATTCTACGCCCGAAGACTTGATGGCATTTATGAGCGGTTATCAGGAGAGGCTGCGTAAAGGGCTCTTGGGTATAAGTAAAATTTCTATCCAGACCGGCACTTCTCACGGCGGAGTGGTTTTGCCGGACGGGACAGTAGCCCAGGTAAAGTTGGATTTTGCTACGCTTAAGGCGCTGTCAGAGATTGCCAAAAAGGAATACGGCCTTGCCGGGGCAGTGCAGCATGGCGCATCCACTCTGCCGGCTGAGGCATTCCATAAATTTGCCGAATGCGATGCCGCGGAAGTGCACCTGGCCACGGAATTCCAGAATATGATTTACGAGAGTAAACATTTTCCGCAGGATTTAAAGATGAGGATCTATGAGTGGCTTAAAACTAACGCTGCCTCCGAGAAAAAAGAAGGCGAAACCGAAGAGCAATTCTTTTATAAGACACGCAAAAAAGCCTTAGGCCCCTTTAAGAAAGAAATTATGTCTTTGCCGCAAGAGAAGCGCGAGGCTATCGCAGGAGAAATCGAAAATAAATTTGAATTCCTCTTTAAGCAGTTAAACGCAATAAATAATAAAGGCCTGGTAGATAAATACGTCACTTTAAAACGCGTGATTTCGCGTAAACGTAAAGACACTCCCGCGCTTGAGCACGACGGGGAAGGGGCGGATTAA
- the ilvD gene encoding dihydroxy-acid dehydratase: MRSDKIKKGLERVPHRALLHATGLSRKDLNRPFIGIASSFTDLIPGHIGMRDLERFIERGICYGGGAPFLFGVPGICDGLAMGHLGMCYPLALREIVADTIEAVCNAHQLDGIICLTNCDKITPGMLMGVARLNIPAIIVTAGPMLSGRYKQRKLAFVHDTYEGLARAKKGDISDEELACLEMEACPGAGSCQGLYTANTMACITETMGMSLPGCATGLAVSAKKRRIAQASGERIVELIQKDIKPLDIIHKKSLENAIVVDMALGGSSNTVLHLMSIAHEAGIKLDLKTFDNISKKTPHITNLEPSGEHFMEDLEYAGGIPAVLKRLKSKLNNTITTSGRRIFDIANGARIFDEEVIRPLKSAYHKQGGIAVLYGNLAPEGAVVKQSAVSPKMMRFIGRAKVFNREEEAMQAILAHKIKKGDCIVIRYEGPSGGPGMREMLAPTSAIVGMGLADSVALITDGRFSGGTKGPCIGHISPEASAGGPIAILKDSDIITIDIPQRKLEVKLARAEIEKRFKGWKPIAPKIKTGYLARYSKLVSSADKGAILL, translated from the coding sequence ATGCGTTCCGATAAAATCAAAAAAGGTTTAGAACGGGTTCCTCACCGGGCGCTTTTGCATGCTACAGGTCTAAGCAGGAAAGATTTAAACAGGCCTTTTATCGGCATAGCCAGTTCTTTTACGGATTTAATCCCCGGCCATATCGGCATGCGGGATTTAGAGCGTTTTATTGAACGCGGCATCTGTTATGGAGGGGGCGCGCCTTTTTTATTCGGCGTGCCCGGAATTTGCGACGGCCTTGCCATGGGCCATTTAGGGATGTGTTACCCTTTGGCCTTAAGAGAAATAGTAGCGGATACTATTGAGGCTGTCTGTAATGCCCATCAATTAGACGGAATTATTTGTTTGACTAATTGCGATAAAATCACCCCCGGTATGCTGATGGGTGTAGCGCGTTTGAATATCCCGGCGATTATTGTGACTGCCGGGCCCATGCTCTCCGGCCGTTATAAACAACGTAAACTCGCTTTTGTGCACGATACTTATGAGGGGTTAGCCAGGGCGAAAAAAGGCGATATTTCAGACGAAGAGTTGGCGTGTTTAGAGATGGAGGCCTGTCCCGGAGCCGGTTCCTGTCAGGGTTTGTATACGGCAAATACCATGGCCTGTATTACCGAGACAATGGGGATGTCTCTGCCCGGATGCGCCACGGGCCTGGCAGTTTCTGCTAAGAAGCGCCGTATTGCCCAAGCCAGCGGCGAGCGTATCGTGGAATTAATCCAGAAAGATATCAAACCGCTGGATATTATTCACAAAAAATCTTTGGAGAATGCCATTGTGGTGGATATGGCTTTGGGCGGCTCAAGTAATACGGTGTTACACTTAATGAGTATTGCCCATGAAGCAGGGATAAAATTAGACCTTAAAACATTTGACAACATCAGTAAAAAAACCCCGCATATTACTAACTTAGAGCCGTCAGGTGAGCATTTTATGGAAGATTTGGAATATGCCGGAGGTATCCCCGCGGTGCTCAAACGCTTAAAGAGTAAATTAAATAATACAATAACCACTAGCGGCAGGAGGATATTTGATATTGCTAATGGCGCCCGGATTTTCGACGAGGAAGTCATCCGGCCTTTAAAGAGCGCCTATCATAAACAGGGCGGGATTGCGGTTTTATACGGGAATCTCGCGCCTGAGGGGGCTGTGGTGAAGCAGTCAGCAGTGAGCCCTAAGATGATGCGGTTCATTGGCCGGGCGAAGGTTTTTAACCGGGAAGAAGAGGCTATGCAGGCCATCCTGGCGCACAAGATAAAAAAAGGCGATTGCATTGTTATCCGTTATGAAGGCCCCTCAGGCGGGCCGGGCATGCGTGAGATGCTTGCCCCTACTTCGGCCATCGTGGGCATGGGTTTAGCGGATTCAGTCGCGTTGATTACTGATGGAAGATTTTCAGGAGGCACAAAAGGCCCCTGCATCGGGCATATTTCACCTGAAGCTTCAGCCGGCGGCCCCATTGCTATTTTAAAAGACAGTGATATAATTACTATAGATATACCGCAGAGGAAATTAGAAGTTAAGCTGGCCAGAGCCGAGATAGAAAAGAGGTTTAAGGGTTGGAAGCCGATTGCGCCAAAAATCAAGACTGGGTATCTGGCGCGGTATTCTAAACTGGTCAGTTCAGCGGATAAGGGAGCGATATTATTGTAG
- the ilvB gene encoding biosynthetic-type acetolactate synthase large subunit, with translation MTGAQILIECLKREGVEVIFGYPGGQVLPIFDKLYDAGLKFILTRHEQGAAHAADGYARATGKTGVCLATSGPGATNLATGIANAYMDSIPLVAITGQVKSFLIGNDAFQEADITGITRPITKHNYLVKDVKDLARIVREAFYIASSGRPGPVVIDIPSDIQMQDTEFIWPETVDIRSYKPTYYGHPGQIKKAAKLIAQAKKPILYIGGGIITSGASFVLRELAEKIQAPVTWTLMGIGAFPATHKLSLGMLGMHGTGYANHAIMEADIIIAVGARFDDRVTGRIDTFAPGAKVIHIDIDPASISKNIKVDVPIVGDARNIIGELLEQLKKAPDTSEWLKIAEGLKRKYPLKYKDDGKIKPQYVVEQLYEVTKGNAIITTEVGQNQMWAAQWYKYDHPRTFISSGGLGTMGFGFPAAMGAKIGCPDKTVIDIAGDGSIQMNIQELATCVCNKINVKVAILNNGYLGMVRQWQELFYKKRYSQVCITSPDFVKLAESYGAEGIRVAKKEDVRPAIEKALAIDNTVFIDFSVEPEENVYPMVPAGEAINRMIEGLA, from the coding sequence ATGACTGGTGCGCAGATATTAATTGAGTGCTTAAAGCGCGAAGGCGTAGAAGTAATCTTCGGCTATCCCGGCGGACAGGTCCTGCCTATTTTTGATAAGCTTTATGACGCGGGCCTAAAATTTATTTTAACCCGCCATGAGCAGGGCGCAGCCCATGCCGCAGACGGATACGCCCGGGCAACGGGAAAAACAGGGGTTTGCCTTGCAACTTCCGGCCCCGGCGCAACCAATCTGGCCACGGGCATTGCCAATGCTTATATGGATTCTATTCCCTTGGTGGCAATCACCGGACAGGTCAAATCTTTTCTGATCGGTAATGATGCCTTTCAGGAAGCAGATATTACCGGGATTACCCGTCCCATCACCAAACACAATTATCTGGTCAAAGACGTAAAGGATTTAGCGCGGATTGTACGCGAGGCCTTTTATATTGCCTCAAGCGGCCGGCCCGGCCCGGTAGTGATTGATATTCCTTCGGATATCCAGATGCAGGATACGGAATTCATCTGGCCGGAAACAGTAGACATCCGCAGTTATAAACCTACCTACTACGGCCACCCGGGGCAGATTAAAAAAGCAGCTAAGCTGATTGCGCAGGCAAAAAAACCCATCCTTTACATCGGAGGCGGGATTATTACTAGCGGAGCAAGTTTCGTATTAAGAGAGTTGGCGGAAAAAATTCAGGCGCCGGTTACCTGGACCCTAATGGGCATAGGCGCTTTCCCTGCTACGCATAAACTCTCCTTAGGTATGCTGGGTATGCACGGCACAGGTTATGCTAACCACGCCATCATGGAGGCGGATATAATCATCGCAGTAGGCGCGCGTTTTGATGACCGCGTCACCGGAAGAATTGATACCTTTGCCCCCGGAGCAAAAGTTATCCACATTGATATTGACCCGGCATCGATTAGTAAGAATATTAAGGTTGATGTGCCGATAGTAGGAGATGCCCGGAATATAATCGGTGAATTATTGGAGCAGCTAAAGAAGGCCCCTGATACGAGTGAATGGTTAAAAATAGCAGAGGGCCTAAAGAGAAAATACCCTTTAAAATATAAAGATGACGGAAAAATTAAGCCGCAATATGTGGTAGAGCAGCTTTATGAAGTTACCAAGGGCAACGCCATTATAACCACTGAAGTAGGCCAGAACCAGATGTGGGCGGCGCAGTGGTATAAATACGACCATCCGCGCACATTCATCTCCAGCGGCGGGTTAGGCACGATGGGCTTCGGTTTTCCGGCGGCCATGGGCGCAAAGATAGGATGCCCTGATAAAACCGTGATTGATATTGCCGGAGACGGCTCAATCCAGATGAACATACAGGAACTGGCCACCTGCGTCTGTAATAAAATAAACGTAAAGGTAGCCATTTTAAATAACGGATATTTAGGCATGGTCAGGCAGTGGCAGGAATTATTTTATAAAAAACGCTATTCGCAAGTCTGTATCACTTCGCCTGATTTCGTGAAGTTAGCAGAGAGTTACGGGGCAGAGGGTATACGGGTTGCCAAAAAAGAAGATGTCCGTCCGGCAATCGAAAAGGCGCTTGCCATAGACAATACGGTTTTCATTGATTTTAGCGTCGAGCCGGAAGAGAATGTTTACCCGATGGTTCCGGCAGGCGAGGCCATAAACAGGATGATAGAGGGGTTGGCATAA
- the ilvN gene encoding acetolactate synthase small subunit, with amino-acid sequence MRHTISVLVENKFGVLARIAGLFSARGYNIASLAVSETLEPGTSYMTIVVEAEDEKVLEQVKKQLNKLIDVITVTDFTKKEHVERELILLKINYSAKDKARLDNIINKYVSKIIQHKGDTAILEAIGDQHQIRGLLEDLKPFGIKELVRTGRIAIAY; translated from the coding sequence ATGAGGCACACAATATCGGTCTTAGTAGAGAACAAGTTCGGTGTTTTAGCGCGCATTGCAGGATTATTCAGCGCGCGCGGATATAATATCGCTTCTTTAGCGGTAAGCGAGACGCTTGAGCCGGGTACTTCTTATATGACTATAGTGGTAGAGGCAGAGGATGAGAAGGTCTTAGAGCAGGTAAAGAAGCAGTTGAATAAACTTATAGACGTAATTACGGTAACTGACTTTACCAAGAAAGAGCATGTTGAACGCGAGCTGATCTTGCTGAAAATCAATTATTCGGCGAAGGATAAGGCTAGGTTAGACAATATTATCAATAAATATGTTTCAAAAATAATCCAGCATAAGGGTGATACCGCTATATTAGAAGCTATAGGCGACCAGCATCAAATCAGGGGGTTGCTTGAAGATTTGAAACCCTTCGGGATTAAAGAATTGGTCAGGACAGGCAGGATTGCAATAGCGTATTGA
- the ilvC gene encoding ketol-acid reductoisomerase, producing MAKIYYDQDADLNLLKDKTIAIIGYGIQGRGQALCLRDSGCRVIISELEGTPNFEQAKQDDFTPVPAAEAARAADIIQILTQDHVQAKVYKESIKPNLKKGKALCFSHGFNIRFKQIKPPKNVDVFMIAPKGPGALVRRMYEEGKGVPSLVAIFQDASGSAKQIALAYAKAIRATKAGVIETTFDEETETDLFGEQAVLCGGVTELIKAGFDTLVEAGYQPEIAYFEVLHELKLITDLIQETGISGMRRRVSNTACYGDLSRGPMIITAKTRKVMKKLLKDIKSGKFAREWIKENEAGRPNFNSLLKAGDEHPIEKVGQQLREMMPWMKK from the coding sequence ATGGCAAAAATTTACTATGATCAGGATGCGGATTTAAATCTCTTGAAAGATAAGACAATCGCGATTATCGGCTATGGTATTCAGGGCCGGGGCCAGGCCCTATGCCTACGCGATTCCGGATGCAGGGTGATTATTTCCGAATTAGAAGGAACACCCAATTTTGAACAGGCAAAGCAGGATGATTTTACGCCGGTTCCTGCTGCTGAAGCAGCCAGGGCTGCGGATATCATCCAGATTCTCACCCAGGATCATGTCCAAGCCAAGGTTTATAAAGAGAGCATCAAGCCAAACTTAAAAAAAGGCAAGGCGTTATGTTTTTCCCACGGTTTTAATATCCGTTTTAAACAGATAAAGCCCCCGAAAAATGTGGATGTCTTTATGATTGCACCTAAGGGGCCGGGTGCTTTGGTCAGGCGTATGTATGAAGAAGGTAAAGGCGTGCCCTCTCTGGTAGCAATTTTTCAGGATGCAAGCGGCTCAGCAAAGCAGATAGCTTTAGCCTATGCCAAGGCTATCAGGGCCACTAAGGCAGGAGTAATTGAGACCACATTTGATGAGGAGACCGAAACCGATTTATTCGGCGAACAGGCAGTGCTCTGCGGCGGGGTCACGGAACTGATTAAGGCCGGGTTTGATACCCTGGTTGAGGCCGGATATCAACCTGAGATTGCCTATTTTGAGGTCCTGCACGAATTGAAATTAATTACCGACTTGATTCAGGAGACAGGCATATCCGGGATGCGCCGCCGGGTCTCCAATACTGCCTGTTACGGCGATTTAAGCCGCGGGCCGATGATTATTACTGCTAAGACGCGTAAGGTTATGAAGAAACTTTTAAAAGATATCAAATCCGGAAAGTTCGCCCGCGAGTGGATTAAAGAAAATGAGGCAGGCAGGCCGAACTTTAATAGTTTATTAAAAGCAGGCGATGAACACCCCATAGAAAAAGTCGGGCAGCAACTTCGAGAGATGATGCCCTGGATGAAGAAGTAA
- a CDS encoding 2-isopropylmalate synthase, translated as MEKIIIFDTTLRDGEQAPGASMNSFQKMEVANQLEKLGVDIIEAGFPVASPDDFIAVSAIAKKAKRSAVCALARCINKDIESAGKSVKRARHPRIHLFLATSKIHLKYKFKKAEDEIVAIARDSIRQAKKFCADIEFSPEDATRTDKDFLFRMVEMAIGEGARTINIPDTVGYSYPQEIFTLITDIKQNVPNINKAVIAIHCHNDLGLATANSLSAVLAGARQVHCTINGIGERAGNASLEEIIMAMKTRHDVFGNFYTNICTTEIYPTSRLVSKVTGFAVSPNKAIVGRNAFAHEAGIHQDAILKKRITYEIMDPRDVGISESSLILGKHSGRHAFRQRLKTLGFHLDETRLNKAFVRFKELADKKKNIFDDDLISIVEDETKAVKPVWAFESFEINSGTRIAPLAKVSLKYKNKVISAKSSGDGPVDACFKAIDKATGIKGELQDYRIEAVTKGKDALGEVSLKLKAKARVVTARGSSTDIIEASIRAYINALNKIESL; from the coding sequence ATGGAAAAGATAATTATTTTTGATACCACATTACGCGACGGGGAGCAGGCGCCGGGGGCGTCAATGAACAGCTTCCAGAAAATGGAAGTGGCTAACCAGCTGGAAAAGCTGGGGGTGGATATTATTGAAGCGGGTTTCCCTGTTGCTTCCCCGGATGATTTCATAGCAGTAAGCGCTATCGCAAAAAAAGCAAAGAGAAGCGCTGTCTGTGCCCTTGCCCGCTGCATTAATAAAGATATTGAATCCGCCGGCAAGTCCGTAAAAAGGGCGAGGCATCCGCGTATACATTTATTTTTGGCAACTTCTAAAATCCACTTAAAGTATAAATTTAAAAAAGCCGAAGATGAGATAGTAGCTATTGCCCGGGATTCTATCAGGCAGGCTAAAAAATTCTGTGCTGATATTGAATTCTCTCCGGAAGACGCCACTCGTACAGATAAAGACTTTCTATTCCGCATGGTTGAAATGGCTATAGGTGAGGGCGCACGCACGATTAATATTCCCGATACGGTCGGCTACAGCTATCCGCAGGAAATTTTTACCCTGATTACAGATATTAAGCAGAATGTCCCGAATATAAATAAGGCGGTGATTGCCATCCATTGTCATAATGATTTAGGCCTGGCAACGGCAAATTCCCTTTCTGCGGTTCTTGCCGGCGCACGCCAGGTGCATTGCACGATTAACGGTATCGGCGAACGCGCAGGGAATGCTTCGTTAGAAGAAATAATTATGGCTATGAAGACCCGCCACGATGTTTTTGGTAATTTTTATACTAATATCTGTACTACGGAAATATACCCGACCTCCCGCCTGGTGAGTAAGGTCACCGGTTTTGCGGTGTCTCCTAATAAAGCTATCGTCGGCAGGAATGCCTTTGCCCATGAAGCTGGCATACATCAGGACGCGATATTAAAGAAGAGGATTACTTATGAAATTATGGATCCCCGCGATGTCGGTATCTCCGAAAGTTCCTTGATTTTAGGAAAACATTCTGGCAGGCATGCCTTCCGTCAAAGGCTGAAGACTTTAGGGTTTCATCTGGACGAAACCAGGCTGAATAAGGCCTTTGTGCGATTTAAAGAACTCGCTGACAAGAAGAAAAATATTTTTGATGACGACTTAATCTCCATAGTAGAAGACGAAACCAAGGCCGTAAAGCCCGTTTGGGCCTTTGAGAGTTTTGAGATTAATTCCGGGACAAGGATTGCCCCTTTGGCTAAAGTAAGCCTAAAATATAAAAATAAGGTTATCTCAGCGAAATCTTCCGGAGATGGCCCGGTGGATGCCTGCTTTAAGGCCATTGATAAAGCTACGGGCATAAAAGGCGAGCTTCAGGACTACCGGATAGAAGCAGTCACTAAAGGTAAGGATGCCCTGGGAGAAGTGAGCCTGAAGTTAAAGGCCAAGGCGCGCGTAGTTACTGCCCGCGGCTCAAGTACCGATATCATCGAGGCATCTATCAGGGCTTATATTAATGCCCTCAATAAAATCGAAAGCCTTTAG
- a CDS encoding shikimate dehydrogenase, with translation MTDNPSAKKIYGLIGYPVKHSLSPAMHNAAFQALNINAEYKLFELKPEELEGFLSGVKKNNIFGLNVTVPYKEKVMPFLDNLSEEAKLIGAVNTIKCSGEKLEGFNTDGAGFLEHLIQDLKFDPAGKDIAIIGAGGAARAVSVSLSKKGPKGIAIYDIDKSKLSALISHLQENFKGIDFIAAPSVAQLNLKNVDLLVNATPIGMKESDPCPIEDIPLSGGLLVYDLIYNPQETKLLKIARAGGSCVANGLGMLLYQGVESFEFWTGQKAPVEVMRQALSEAINK, from the coding sequence ATGACTGACAACCCATCCGCTAAAAAAATCTACGGCTTAATCGGGTATCCCGTCAAACACAGCCTCTCACCGGCAATGCACAACGCCGCATTCCAAGCCTTAAATATCAACGCTGAATATAAACTATTCGAATTAAAACCAGAAGAGTTGGAAGGCTTCCTTAGCGGGGTTAAAAAAAATAATATTTTCGGCCTCAATGTAACCGTGCCCTATAAAGAAAAGGTCATGCCTTTTCTGGATAATCTATCCGAAGAAGCAAAATTAATCGGCGCGGTAAATACTATAAAATGTTCAGGTGAAAAACTAGAGGGTTTCAATACTGACGGAGCCGGTTTCTTGGAACATCTGATACAGGATTTAAAATTTGATCCGGCAGGGAAAGATATTGCCATCATAGGAGCTGGAGGAGCAGCAAGGGCAGTTTCCGTATCTTTAAGTAAGAAGGGGCCTAAGGGTATAGCTATTTATGACATAGATAAAAGCAAACTATCGGCACTAATCAGCCATTTGCAAGAAAATTTTAAGGGGATAGATTTTATAGCGGCGCCTTCCGTAGCGCAACTCAACCTGAAAAATGTTGATTTGCTGGTGAACGCCACGCCAATAGGCATGAAAGAAAGCGACCCCTGCCCGATAGAAGATATTCCTTTATCCGGCGGGTTATTAGTTTATGATTTAATCTATAATCCCCAGGAAACCAAATTACTGAAAATCGCTAGAGCAGGAGGCAGCTGCGTAGCTAACGGCTTAGGCATGCTTCTTTATCAAGGGGTTGAATCCTTTGAATTCTGGACGGGACAGAAGGCGCCCGTTGAAGTTATGCGCCAGGCGCTAAGCGAAGCCATAAATAAATGA
- a CDS encoding prepilin peptidase has translation MTGKILVFIFGSIVGSFLNVCIHRLPLGESVVWPHSHCPKCQKKIPAYDNIPFLSYLLLRGRCRFCKERISLRYPLVELLTAIIFLALFKHYGLSYDFVVFMVLACALVIATFVDIQHRIIPDEVSIGGMILGFILTSVKGFALKPLSYNPQPLYNSLLGIITGGGIIYLTGFLFDLIYFKLLKKPPIQGETESMGLGDVKLLAMIGAFLGWQKVILVFFLASFFGVVIGVINLIVKKDHTLPYGPFLSLAAIFSIFWAAKIIHIFLPLY, from the coding sequence ATGACAGGGAAAATTTTAGTATTTATTTTCGGCTCTATCGTCGGAAGTTTCTTAAATGTCTGTATCCACCGCCTGCCCTTAGGCGAATCCGTGGTCTGGCCGCATTCCCATTGCCCTAAATGCCAGAAGAAGATCCCCGCATATGATAATATCCCTTTTTTAAGTTACCTGCTCTTGAGAGGGAGATGCCGTTTTTGTAAAGAAAGGATATCATTGAGGTATCCCTTGGTTGAGCTATTGACCGCAATAATTTTTCTCGCGCTTTTTAAACACTATGGCCTGAGTTATGATTTTGTGGTCTTTATGGTTTTGGCCTGCGCCTTGGTTATTGCTACCTTTGTGGATATACAGCACCGTATTATCCCCGATGAAGTTTCTATCGGCGGCATGATTTTAGGATTCATTTTGACCTCGGTTAAGGGCTTTGCTTTAAAACCCCTAAGCTATAACCCGCAACCCCTCTATAATTCCCTTTTGGGTATTATTACCGGCGGCGGGATTATTTACCTTACCGGTTTTTTATTTGACTTAATCTATTTTAAGCTTCTTAAAAAGCCGCCTATCCAGGGCGAAACCGAATCTATGGGCTTAGGCGACGTAAAACTATTAGCCATGATCGGCGCCTTTTTGGGTTGGCAGAAGGTAATTTTAGTTTTTTTTCTCGCGTCTTTCTTCGGAGTAGTTATAGGCGTGATAAATCTCATCGTGAAAAAAGACCACACCCTGCCCTATGGTCCGTTCCTGTCCCTGGCAGCCATTTTTTCTATATTCTGGGCAGCCAAGATAATTCATATATTCCTGCCTCTTTATTAA